A genome region from Terriglobia bacterium includes the following:
- a CDS encoding alpha-amylase: MGKPHFPSLYQINTRVWLTDLSRGLGRPATLDDIPDVELDRLAQAGFDWIWFLSVWLTGPAARQVSRSNHELRKELEETLPDLREEDIAGSGFAVAGYIVHPDLGGDAALARLRERLRRRGLRLMLDFVPNHTGLDHPWVEDHPDYYVAGTVDELAQAPQNYTWIKRTQGGRIMAYGRDPHFPGWPDTLQLDYSNPATQAAMIRELLKIAGQCDGLRCDMAMLILPDTFERTWDRRAQPFWPAAIVRTREQFPDFCFMAEAYWDLEYTMQQQGFDYAYDKRLYDRLRDGYARPVREHFHAGLDYQSKLARFLENHDEPRAAATFPPETHQAAAVITFLSPGLRFFHQGQLHGRKARISPHLVRGPDESIDRKLEPFYDRLLAVLRRSAVRNGQWQLLECTSAWEGNWTWDCFLAFAWQDSGGERLLVTVNYAPNQSQCYLRLPFTDLGNSWWRLEDLIDNAIYDREGNDLQARGLYLDVPPWQACVFSMRKES; encoded by the coding sequence ATGGGCAAACCACATTTCCCTTCGCTCTACCAGATCAACACTCGCGTCTGGCTGACCGACTTGTCCCGCGGCCTGGGCCGGCCGGCCACGCTGGACGATATTCCGGACGTCGAGCTGGACCGCCTGGCCCAGGCGGGCTTTGACTGGATCTGGTTCCTGAGCGTTTGGCTGACGGGCCCGGCAGCGCGACAGGTTTCACGCAGCAACCACGAATTGCGAAAGGAACTCGAGGAGACTCTGCCAGACCTGCGAGAAGAGGACATCGCCGGTTCCGGGTTTGCGGTCGCCGGCTACATCGTGCATCCTGATCTGGGAGGAGATGCTGCTCTGGCACGGCTCCGCGAGCGCCTCCGGCGCCGTGGGTTGCGGCTGATGCTCGACTTCGTCCCCAACCACACCGGCCTGGATCATCCCTGGGTGGAGGATCACCCCGACTATTACGTTGCCGGGACGGTAGATGAGCTGGCGCAGGCGCCGCAAAATTACACCTGGATCAAACGGACGCAGGGCGGCCGCATCATGGCTTATGGGAGGGATCCGCATTTCCCCGGCTGGCCGGACACGCTGCAGCTCGACTACAGCAACCCGGCCACGCAGGCAGCGATGATTAGGGAACTGCTGAAGATCGCCGGGCAATGTGACGGGCTGCGCTGTGACATGGCCATGCTCATCCTGCCGGACACGTTCGAGAGGACCTGGGACCGCAGGGCGCAACCTTTCTGGCCCGCGGCGATCGTGCGAACTCGGGAGCAATTCCCGGACTTCTGCTTTATGGCCGAAGCCTACTGGGACCTCGAGTATACGATGCAGCAACAGGGATTCGATTACGCCTACGACAAGCGGCTCTATGACCGCTTGCGCGATGGATATGCCCGGCCGGTACGCGAGCATTTTCACGCGGGGCTCGATTACCAGAGCAAGCTGGCCCGCTTTCTCGAAAACCACGACGAACCGCGGGCGGCTGCCACTTTCCCTCCGGAGACCCACCAGGCTGCCGCCGTCATTACTTTTCTTTCTCCAGGACTGCGATTTTTTCACCAGGGACAACTCCATGGGCGAAAGGCACGGATCTCCCCCCATCTGGTCCGCGGGCCCGATGAATCCATCGACCGGAAGCTGGAACCGTTCTACGACCGGTTGCTCGCCGTGCTGCGCCGTTCCGCGGTTCGCAATGGCCAGTGGCAGTTGCTCGAATGCACCTCTGCCTGGGAGGGCAATTGGACCTGGGACTGCTTCCTGGCCTTTGCCTGGCAAGATTCTGGGGGAGAACGGTTGCTCGTGACTGTGAACTATGCTCCCAACCAGAGCCAGTGTTATCTCCGGCTGCCTTTCACAGATCTCGGCAACAGCTGGTGGCGACTCGAGGATTTGATCGATAATGCCATCTACGATCGGGAGGGGAACGACCTGCAAGCTCGGGGACTTTACCTGGATGTGCCTCCCTGGCAGGCCTGTGTCTTCTCCATGAGGAAGGAATCCTGA
- a CDS encoding GlsB/YeaQ/YmgE family stress response membrane protein, which translates to MHILWSILLGFLAGLIARAVYPGANPMGFVATTLLGIVGSVVGGLVAMFIWKPKAGAKFHPGGLLLSILGAILVLFLYQRLF; encoded by the coding sequence TTGCACATTTTGTGGTCCATCCTGTTGGGATTCCTTGCAGGGCTCATTGCACGAGCTGTCTATCCAGGCGCGAATCCGATGGGTTTTGTAGCAACAACGCTGTTAGGCATTGTCGGGTCGGTCGTAGGAGGCCTTGTCGCCATGTTCATTTGGAAACCCAAGGCGGGGGCGAAATTTCATCCCGGCGGGCTCCTCTTGTCAATTCTTGGTGCGATTTTGGTGCTTTTTCTCTATCAGCGGTTGTTTTGA
- a CDS encoding glycoside hydrolase translates to MIIIRRLAAIAAVLIGVALSTIGAAQQFPSGLFHEIKWRNLGPHRASRTKAAAGVAGQPNIFYIGVVNGGVWKTDDYGRTWTPIFDDQPTGSIGAIAVAPSDPNVVYVGSGEGLQRPDLSTGDGIYKSTDAGRTWIHLGLRDGQQIPEIIVDPRDANRLFVAVLGHPYGPNEERGVFRSTDGGRTFQKVLYRDADTGASDLAFDPVNPDILYAALWESRQGPWENAAWNGPGSGLYKSSDGGDSWLPLTKGLPTFAEGLGRIGVGVAPSAPNRLYATVEVRGQGYVYRSDDAGESWYRTSSDTRIATRPSDAAEIAVDPKNPDIVYSVTIVTWKSVDGGKSWSAFRGAPGGDDYQKIWINPNNANTILLTSDQGAIITVNGGRTWSSWYNQPTAALYHVTTDNAFPYRVCSGQQESGSVCISSRGDDGQVTFREWQPVGVDEYGYVAPDPLDPDIVYGGRTPTRYDRRTGQAQNIAPEPVRAANFRVLRTAPILFSPIDPHTLYFASNTLWMTTSGGRSWANISPDLTRKMWEIPANVGKYRDSESARPVQRGVIYTIAPSYVDIHTIWAGTDDGLIHVTHDGGKTWQDVTPPDLKPWMKVSLMDAGHSDAATAYAAINTFKLDDLRPHIYRTHDGGKTWTHITGGIPGGGIINVVREDPKRKGLLFSGSEQAVYVSFDDGDHWQSLRLNMPATSIRDLVIKDDDLVVATHGRSFWILDDITPLRQIDQKALDADALLFQPQEAWRFRWNKNTDTPLPPDEPAGQNPPDGAIIHYYLKARAAGPVTLEILDGAGKLVRKFSSADKPDPIADIGNVPRYWIRPSQTLSADAGLHRFVWDLHYAPPPVASFSYPISAIFQNTWREPRGPWAHPGRYTARLTVNGKSLTHPLTVKMDPRVTTPAAGLLQQFTLSMRLYEGIQRNADALAELRKLRVDLAARRARTTGDAAQAIDVLEKKLAAIEGTAGGEFGGTGTGGEPGLAALSGQLLSALDILQEADAAPTPQAAVAVESLLKDLSILLARWDAAKK, encoded by the coding sequence GTGATTATCATTCGCAGGCTTGCCGCAATCGCGGCTGTCCTCATTGGGGTAGCTCTGTCCACAATCGGCGCGGCCCAGCAGTTCCCTTCCGGCCTCTTCCATGAGATCAAGTGGCGCAACCTCGGGCCGCACCGGGCCAGCCGCACCAAGGCGGCCGCAGGCGTCGCCGGCCAGCCCAACATCTTTTACATCGGCGTGGTCAACGGCGGCGTGTGGAAGACCGACGATTACGGCCGGACGTGGACGCCGATCTTCGACGATCAGCCGACGGGCTCGATCGGCGCGATCGCCGTGGCGCCGTCCGACCCGAACGTGGTGTACGTCGGCAGCGGCGAAGGGCTGCAGCGGCCGGACCTGTCGACCGGCGACGGCATTTACAAGTCGACCGATGCAGGCAGAACCTGGATCCACCTGGGCTTGCGCGACGGCCAGCAGATCCCGGAGATCATCGTCGATCCGCGCGACGCGAACCGCCTGTTCGTCGCCGTGCTCGGTCACCCCTACGGACCGAACGAGGAGCGCGGCGTCTTCCGTTCGACCGACGGCGGTCGGACTTTCCAGAAAGTGCTTTACAGGGACGCGGACACGGGCGCATCGGATCTCGCCTTCGACCCCGTGAACCCGGACATCCTTTACGCAGCCTTGTGGGAATCGCGCCAGGGGCCGTGGGAGAACGCCGCCTGGAACGGGCCCGGCAGCGGGCTATACAAGTCTTCGGACGGCGGCGACAGCTGGCTCCCGCTCACCAAAGGGCTGCCGACCTTCGCCGAGGGCCTCGGCCGGATCGGCGTCGGCGTGGCTCCGAGCGCGCCGAACCGGCTGTACGCGACCGTCGAGGTGCGCGGCCAGGGCTATGTCTACCGCTCCGACGATGCGGGCGAGAGCTGGTATCGCACCAGCAGCGACACGCGCATCGCGACGCGTCCCAGCGATGCCGCCGAGATTGCGGTCGACCCGAAGAATCCCGACATCGTGTATTCGGTCACGATCGTGACCTGGAAGTCCGTTGACGGAGGAAAGAGCTGGTCCGCCTTCCGCGGGGCCCCGGGCGGCGACGACTATCAGAAGATCTGGATCAACCCCAATAACGCGAACACCATTCTGCTCACATCGGACCAGGGAGCCATCATTACGGTGAACGGCGGGCGCACCTGGAGCTCCTGGTATAACCAGCCCACTGCGGCGCTCTACCACGTGACGACCGACAACGCATTCCCTTACCGCGTCTGCAGCGGCCAGCAGGAGAGCGGTTCGGTCTGCATTTCCAGCCGCGGCGACGACGGCCAGGTCACTTTCCGCGAGTGGCAGCCGGTGGGGGTGGACGAATACGGGTACGTCGCCCCGGATCCGCTCGATCCCGATATCGTCTATGGCGGCAGGACGCCGACGCGCTATGACCGCCGCACCGGACAGGCGCAAAACATCGCCCCCGAACCGGTCCGCGCCGCGAACTTCCGTGTCCTGCGCACGGCGCCGATCCTCTTCTCGCCGATTGATCCGCACACCCTGTACTTTGCGTCGAACACGCTGTGGATGACTACCTCCGGAGGCCGAAGCTGGGCCAACATCAGTCCGGACCTGACCAGAAAGATGTGGGAGATCCCGGCCAATGTCGGTAAGTATCGCGACAGCGAGTCCGCCCGCCCCGTGCAGCGCGGCGTCATTTACACGATTGCGCCGTCGTACGTGGACATCCATACCATCTGGGCCGGCACCGACGACGGCCTGATTCATGTGACACACGACGGCGGCAAGACCTGGCAGGACGTGACTCCGCCCGACCTGAAGCCGTGGATGAAGGTGTCACTGATGGATGCCGGCCACTCGGATGCCGCAACCGCCTATGCGGCCATCAACACTTTCAAGTTGGACGACCTGCGCCCCCACATCTACCGCACTCACGACGGCGGCAAGACCTGGACGCACATCACCGGCGGCATTCCCGGCGGCGGCATCATCAATGTCGTGCGCGAGGACCCAAAGCGGAAAGGATTGCTGTTTTCCGGCAGCGAGCAGGCGGTGTATGTCTCGTTTGACGACGGCGATCACTGGCAGTCTCTGCGATTGAACATGCCGGCGACGTCCATCCGCGACCTTGTAATCAAAGACGACGATCTCGTGGTTGCAACGCACGGACGGTCCTTCTGGATCCTGGATGACATCACGCCGTTGCGGCAGATCGATCAGAAAGCCCTCGACGCCGATGCCCTCCTGTTTCAGCCGCAGGAGGCGTGGCGCTTCCGCTGGAACAAGAATACCGACACGCCGCTGCCGCCCGATGAGCCGGCCGGTCAGAATCCGCCGGATGGCGCGATCATCCACTACTATCTGAAAGCGCGCGCAGCCGGACCTGTGACGCTGGAAATTCTCGACGGTGCGGGCAAGCTCGTCCGCAAGTTCTCGAGCGCGGACAAGCCGGATCCAATTGCCGACATCGGGAACGTGCCGCGATACTGGATCCGGCCTTCGCAGACACTCTCAGCCGATGCGGGGCTGCATCGTTTTGTCTGGGATCTGCATTATGCCCCGCCCCCGGTCGCGAGTTTCTCGTACCCGATCTCGGCGATCTTCCAGAACACGTGGAGAGAGCCGCGCGGGCCGTGGGCGCATCCGGGGCGCTACACCGCAAGACTCACGGTAAACGGAAAGAGCCTCACGCACCCATTGACCGTCAAGATGGACCCGCGGGTGACGACTCCCGCAGCCGGGCTCCTGCAGCAATTTACTTTGTCCATGCGGCTCTATGAGGGCATCCAGAGAAATGCCGATGCCCTGGCCGAACTGCGCAAACTCCGCGTCGACCTCGCGGCGCGGCGTGCGCGCACGACCGGTGACGCCGCTCAGGCGATCGATGTGTTGGAGAAGAAGCTCGCTGCCATCGAGGGGACAGCCGGCGGGGAATTCGGCGGCACGGGCACCGGCGGCGAGCCGGGACTTGCCGCGCTCAGCGGCCAACTCCTGTCGGCCCTGGACATCCTCCAGGAGGCAGACGCCGCCCCGACACCCCAGGCGGCAGTGGCGGTGGAATCCTTACTGAAGGATCTGTCGATCCTGCTGGCCAGATGGGATGCAGCAAAGAAGTAA
- a CDS encoding DUF2007 domain-containing protein, translated as MPFCPECRMGYRAEFTRCPDCDVDLVESLPKDEEVTQPEESGAELVELATFPNTSEAEMIQELLEDNGIRTVLRGDVDPLFVGGASPSTLLVEQADLERARAYYEDFFAGDTEEVLEDEDASEDTQE; from the coding sequence ATGCCATTCTGCCCTGAATGCCGCATGGGATACCGAGCGGAGTTCACGCGCTGCCCGGATTGCGATGTTGACCTGGTCGAGTCCCTGCCGAAAGACGAGGAAGTGACACAGCCGGAGGAGTCCGGTGCGGAACTGGTCGAGCTGGCGACATTCCCCAATACATCGGAAGCAGAAATGATTCAGGAATTGCTCGAGGACAACGGGATAAGAACGGTGCTGCGCGGCGATGTCGATCCGCTCTTTGTCGGCGGCGCTTCACCCAGCACGCTGCTGGTCGAGCAAGCCGATCTGGAAAGAGCGCGCGCGTATTATGAGGACTTCTTCGCAGGGGATACGGAAGAAGTACTGGAAGACGAGGACGCGAGCGAAGACACCCAGGAATAA
- a CDS encoding antibiotic biosynthesis monooxygenase, with product MVKVALFVKLEAKPGKEAAVESFLRGGLPVVQEEPATTAWFAIRLGSSTYGIFDAFPDEAGRQAHLAGRVAAALKEKAADLFARPPVIEKVDVLAAKLP from the coding sequence ATGGTAAAGGTAGCGCTCTTCGTAAAATTGGAGGCAAAACCAGGTAAAGAGGCAGCCGTCGAGAGTTTTCTCCGCGGAGGCCTTCCGGTGGTCCAGGAGGAACCGGCCACAACGGCGTGGTTCGCGATCCGCCTGGGATCGTCGACATACGGAATTTTCGATGCCTTTCCGGACGAGGCGGGCCGGCAGGCACACCTTGCGGGCCGAGTTGCCGCGGCATTGAAGGAAAAGGCTGCCGATCTGTTTGCCAGGCCACCCGTCATCGAGAAAGTCGACGTGCTCGCCGCCAAGCTCCCATAG
- a CDS encoding SRPBCC domain-containing protein, whose protein sequence is MPRTIQQSIALPATADRLFDMYLDPASHEAITGAPVTISPEPGSEFRAFNGSLSGKMLYTAPHHVIVQSWRASHWSAKDLDSILILTFWPAGDSGRIELAHINVADHDAQAVTEGWEKYYWKPWRRYLQNR, encoded by the coding sequence ATGCCAAGGACAATTCAGCAGAGCATTGCTTTGCCGGCAACCGCAGACCGACTGTTCGACATGTATCTCGATCCTGCAAGCCATGAAGCGATCACAGGCGCTCCGGTGACCATCAGTCCGGAACCGGGATCGGAGTTCCGTGCCTTCAACGGAAGTCTGTCAGGGAAAATGCTCTATACCGCGCCCCACCACGTCATCGTACAATCGTGGCGGGCCAGTCATTGGAGTGCGAAGGACCTCGACTCTATTTTGATCCTGACGTTCTGGCCAGCCGGCGATTCCGGCCGCATCGAGCTCGCTCATATCAACGTGGCAGATCATGACGCGCAGGCGGTGACCGAAGGATGGGAGAAGTATTACTGGAAACCGTGGCGACGGTACCTGCAGAACAGATGA
- a CDS encoding VOC family protein — translation MAGKVKSVPEGMHSITPHLVVRNAIEAIDFYRKALGAEAKGVHRTPDGKVMHAELKVGNSMIFLADEFPGMGTCASPQTLGGNSITLNLYTDNVDQLFNRAVAAGATVVMPLANQFWGDRYGQIKDPFGHTWALGQHVEDVTPEEMERRGREAFAQMAKNKGKS, via the coding sequence ATGGCAGGAAAAGTTAAGTCGGTACCAGAAGGAATGCACTCCATCACACCGCATCTGGTGGTGCGGAATGCGATCGAGGCCATCGATTTTTATCGCAAGGCGTTAGGCGCGGAGGCAAAAGGAGTCCACCGGACGCCCGACGGCAAGGTGATGCACGCGGAGCTGAAGGTCGGCAACTCAATGATTTTCCTGGCGGATGAGTTCCCAGGCATGGGAACCTGTGCATCGCCCCAGACGCTCGGTGGCAACAGTATCACCCTGAACCTTTACACGGACAACGTGGACCAACTCTTCAACCGGGCGGTCGCCGCAGGCGCCACGGTGGTGATGCCGCTCGCGAACCAGTTCTGGGGCGACCGTTACGGACAAATAAAGGATCCGTTTGGCCATACCTGGGCCCTGGGCCAGCATGTGGAGGACGTCACCCCCGAAGAGATGGAACGCCGCGGCCGCGAGGCATTTGCGCAGATGGCAAAAAACAAAGGAAAAAGTTGA
- a CDS encoding thioredoxin family protein — protein MLKKKRLVFIGVAVLLVVNLWVSLAQERTFQVELSRSLSPEGNFLTFALVDRPVTKAADRAGDDTVAAERVRPRAKTPFVWSQNLEEAMTRAKAAGRRIIIDFETTWCGPCKTMDEWIWTDAEVSGLLAAGFVGVKLDGDVEKVQVKNFGVSAYPTVLVLDPTGKEASRFVGYRSSKELIEFLSPKR, from the coding sequence GTGCTCAAGAAAAAGAGACTCGTTTTCATTGGTGTGGCGGTCCTGCTGGTTGTGAATTTATGGGTGAGCCTGGCGCAGGAGAGGACATTTCAAGTCGAATTATCCCGCTCCCTCAGTCCCGAGGGCAACTTCCTGACCTTCGCCCTGGTCGATCGTCCGGTGACCAAGGCCGCGGACCGGGCGGGCGACGATACCGTCGCGGCCGAGCGCGTCCGGCCGCGGGCCAAAACGCCCTTCGTCTGGAGCCAGAACCTCGAGGAGGCCATGACCCGGGCCAAAGCGGCGGGCCGGAGGATTATCATCGACTTCGAGACGACGTGGTGCGGTCCATGTAAGACGATGGATGAATGGATTTGGACCGACGCAGAAGTATCGGGTCTGTTGGCTGCCGGGTTTGTGGGAGTCAAACTTGACGGTGATGTGGAAAAGGTGCAGGTAAAGAATTTCGGCGTGAGCGCCTATCCCACAGTTCTCGTCCTCGATCCGACGGGAAAGGAAGCCTCCCGCTTCGTCGGATATCGCTCCTCCAAGGAGCTCATCGAGTTCCTCAGCCCGAAGCGATGA